The Thalassotalea nanhaiensis genome has a window encoding:
- a CDS encoding alpha/beta fold hydrolase: MRKKLHLIPGTMCNEKLWRELVPYLHGYDIVYLDIPKGKNFTQLANYYNELLSSEKVCLIGFSLGGYIATYFSKMYPERVEKLFVISNSPTSLPSTELNQREEILKFVKKHGYQGMSRSRVVNLFDKENHQEHLIDLVMNMDKELGIDEFISQYQFTSARTDLAKAIRQFSFPVHFYYSDGDGLVNINWFNELRSSNPKLSLFNTSGSGHMLPLEKPEELAKYLTLWAEL, from the coding sequence ATGCGTAAAAAGTTACATTTAATTCCGGGCACTATGTGCAATGAAAAGTTATGGAGAGAATTAGTCCCGTATTTACACGGCTACGACATCGTTTATCTGGATATCCCGAAAGGTAAAAACTTTACTCAACTGGCAAATTATTACAACGAACTCCTTAGCAGTGAAAAAGTTTGTCTTATTGGTTTCTCACTTGGGGGATATATCGCTACTTATTTTTCTAAGATGTACCCAGAGCGAGTTGAAAAATTATTTGTAATATCCAATAGCCCAACATCGTTACCCTCAACTGAATTGAATCAGCGCGAAGAAATTCTAAAATTTGTTAAAAAACATGGCTATCAAGGCATGAGCAGAAGCAGGGTGGTTAACTTATTCGATAAAGAAAATCATCAGGAACACCTTATAGATTTGGTCATGAATATGGACAAGGAACTCGGCATTGACGAATTTATTAGCCAATATCAATTTACTTCCGCTAGAACAGATCTTGCTAAAGCTATAAGGCAGTTTTCATTTCCTGTGCACTTTTACTATAGCGATGGTGATGGCTTAGTAAATATAAATTGGTTCAATGAACTTAGGTCCTCTAATCCGAAGTTATCATTATTTAATACGTCAGGCTCTGGTCATATGCTGCCATTGGAAAAACCAGAAGAATTAGCAAAATATTTAACATTGTGGGCCGAATTGTAA